In uncultured Methanobrevibacter sp., the following are encoded in one genomic region:
- a CDS encoding FumA C-terminus/TtdB family hydratase beta subunit, protein MEKNLNVPIKDEDLSELKAGDVVYLTGNILTARDQAHKRLLEEGAPLNIDGAVLFHAGPIISQKGDEYEMVAIGPTTSMRMNPYQSDVLDMGPKIVIGKGGMDDTVREALIKNEAIYVVATGGCAALYVDAVEKIESVDWLDLGMPEAMWNLKVKDFGPLIVAMDSHGNSLYD, encoded by the coding sequence ATGGAAAAAAATTTAAATGTTCCGATTAAAGACGAAGATTTATCAGAATTAAAAGCGGGAGATGTAGTTTATTTAACTGGAAATATTTTAACTGCTCGTGACCAGGCTCATAAGCGTCTTCTTGAAGAAGGCGCGCCACTGAATATTGATGGTGCAGTTTTATTCCATGCTGGACCTATCATATCTCAAAAAGGGGATGAATATGAAATGGTTGCTATAGGTCCTACTACCTCAATGAGAATGAATCCGTATCAAAGTGATGTTTTGGATATGGGTCCGAAAATTGTAATAGGAAAAGGTGGAATGGATGATACAGTACGTGAAGCTTTAATAAAAAATGAAGCGATTTATGTGGTTGCTACTGGAGGATGTGCTGCTTTATATGTCGATGCTGTTGAAAAAATAGAAAGTGTTGACTGGTTGGATTTAGGAATGCCTGAAGCAATGTGGAATTTAAAAGTTAAAGATTTTGGTCCGCTTATTGTGGCAATGGATAGTCATGGAAACAGTTTGTATGATTGA
- a CDS encoding TIGR03576 family pyridoxal phosphate-dependent enzyme, translating into MIIKNSLDEVKKREKALSIIKNHVETQGRDSLFDLTGLSGGFIASPSEISLLETYVGPAIFEEELQKVGKSHLGGEKILPLNRTSSGILATILTLVDKGSNVVHYLAELPAHPSIPRSCNLVGANYSETDVFEEFSIPENTSLVIITGSTMDHKVIDVNEFKKVIELAHEKCIPVMVDDASGARLRTVVFNQPKACDLGADIAITSTDKLMPGPRGGLMAGRKELIDKIKVKVNQFGLEAQPPLVLAMVNGIKNFNEENLINSFSRKDELFNLLNEKYENFQTTPTGVMISPEGLAGEITVNHNLSVNDLAFVFSFILLNDFGIITIPAVSMPGASATIRFDLSTNDAFNLDLNDLYKKIESSINKLHEVVINEDECREIVF; encoded by the coding sequence ATGATTATTAAAAACTCTTTGGATGAAGTCAAAAAAAGAGAAAAAGCTCTTTCAATTATTAAAAACCATGTAGAAACTCAGGGAAGGGACTCTTTATTTGATTTAACTGGTTTATCTGGGGGATTTATTGCATCTCCCTCTGAAATTAGTCTTTTGGAAACTTATGTTGGTCCGGCTATTTTTGAAGAAGAACTGCAAAAAGTGGGTAAGTCTCATTTAGGCGGGGAAAAAATTCTCCCTTTAAATAGGACTTCTTCAGGAATATTGGCTACAATATTAACATTAGTTGATAAAGGCTCAAATGTTGTTCATTATTTGGCTGAATTGCCTGCTCATCCATCAATTCCACGTAGCTGTAATCTGGTTGGTGCTAATTATTCAGAAACTGATGTTTTTGAAGAATTTTCTATTCCTGAAAACACTTCTTTGGTTATCATTACAGGTTCTACTATGGATCATAAAGTAATTGATGTGAATGAATTTAAGAAAGTCATTGAATTGGCTCATGAAAAATGCATTCCTGTCATGGTTGATGATGCTTCAGGTGCAAGGCTTAGAACGGTTGTTTTCAATCAGCCAAAAGCATGTGACTTGGGTGCAGATATTGCAATTACTAGTACTGATAAATTAATGCCCGGCCCTCGAGGTGGTCTTATGGCAGGTCGAAAAGAGTTAATTGATAAAATCAAGGTCAAGGTCAATCAATTTGGTCTTGAAGCTCAACCTCCTCTTGTTCTTGCAATGGTAAATGGTATTAAAAATTTCAACGAAGAGAATCTGATTAATAGTTTTTCCAGAAAAGATGAATTGTTTAACCTGTTAAACGAAAAATATGAAAATTTCCAGACTACTCCTACAGGAGTCATGATTTCACCTGAAGGTTTAGCTGGTGAGATTACAGTTAACCATAATTTATCTGTCAATGATTTGGCATTTGTATTTTCATTTATTCTTTTGAATGATTTTGGAATTATTACCATTCCTGCAGTATCAATGCCAGGTGCATCTGCAACAATAAGATTTGATTTATCTACAAATGATGCTTTTAATTTAGATTTAAATGATTTATATAAAAAAATAGAATCTTCAATTAATAAGCTACATGAAGTAGTTATTAATGAAGATGAATGTAGAGAGATTGTATTTTAG
- a CDS encoding biotin--[acetyl-CoA-carboxylase] ligase codes for METEIINLLKKENKLSDNTIEEIQNINIDDFSNIVKEIGKQETDHINAEEISKDLNTEYIGKNLYVFKEVNSTNTLARFLSMNDAEMGTVIISEKQTKAKGRSGKSWESPLGGVWLSIIINPSVDYSKIPLITLATGVAVAKTLEKIGVENPEIKWPNDIMINGKKVCGILTEAVTKLNTIENVIIGVGIDANLNVSDFPEELQEGTTTLKEELHKEGNENKLIQLFLEEFEKINELFNEKEYEVILKEWRKRSYSIGKIVEVREPFNTYYDAYVLGISKDGALIVEKIDGTLEKVISGECIIKN; via the coding sequence ATGGAAACTGAAATTATAAATTTATTAAAAAAAGAAAATAAGCTTTCAGACAATACAATTGAGGAAATACAAAATATAAACATAGACGATTTCTCAAACATTGTTAAAGAAATTGGAAAGCAAGAGACAGACCACATCAATGCTGAGGAGATTTCAAAAGATTTGAACACTGAATATATTGGTAAAAACCTCTACGTTTTCAAAGAAGTAAACTCAACAAATACTCTTGCAAGATTCTTATCAATGAATGATGCAGAAATGGGAACTGTAATAATCTCCGAAAAACAAACCAAAGCAAAAGGAAGATCAGGCAAATCTTGGGAATCTCCATTGGGAGGAGTATGGTTATCTATAATCATAAATCCTAGTGTTGATTACTCAAAAATCCCTTTGATTACACTAGCTACCGGAGTTGCAGTTGCAAAAACCTTAGAAAAGATTGGTGTTGAAAATCCTGAAATCAAATGGCCAAACGACATAATGATAAACGGTAAAAAGGTATGTGGAATTTTAACTGAAGCTGTAACAAAGTTAAATACCATTGAAAATGTCATTATTGGTGTTGGTATTGATGCTAATTTAAATGTATCTGATTTCCCTGAAGAACTTCAAGAGGGAACAACAACCCTTAAAGAAGAACTTCACAAAGAAGGAAATGAAAACAAATTAATCCAATTATTCCTTGAAGAATTTGAAAAAATCAATGAACTCTTCAATGAAAAAGAATATGAAGTTATCCTAAAAGAATGGAGAAAACGTTCATACTCCATTGGAAAAATTGTAGAAGTAAGAGAACCATTCAATACTTATTATGATGCATATGTCTTGGGTATAAGTAAAGACGGAGCTCTCATTGTTGAAAAAATTGATGGAACCTTAGAAAAAGTAATTTCAGGAGAATGTATTATTAAAAACTAA